In Dreissena polymorpha isolate Duluth1 chromosome 11, UMN_Dpol_1.0, whole genome shotgun sequence, the genomic window cctaggcgtaagcattcttgagttatcatctggaaaccattttactgtttcgagtcattgtgaccttaacctttgacctagtgacctgaaaatcaataggggtcatttgccagtcatggtcaatgtacctatgaagtttcatgatcctaggcataagcattcttgagttatcatccgaaaacaattttactctttcgagtcactgtgaccttgacctttgaccttgtgacctgaaaataggggtcatctgccggtcatgatcaatgtacctatgaagtttcatgatcctaggcctaagcgttcttgagttatcatccggaaaccatctggtggacggaccgaccgacggacagacggaccgaccgacatgtgcaaaacaatataccccctcttcttcaaaggggggcataaaaattaatgtCTTCTGATGCATCTGGGGCATCACCAGCCTTTGTCATAACTTCCATGTCCGCTATGAagttgaacaagagcaccgcataacgggcgccaacgctcggctgcgggtgcatttttgaatacatgaaagcttgtcagaattttattttagaggtcgcattgaccttgacctttgacctagtgacccaaaaatggatttgacgtgtagaactcatcaaggtgcagctacatatgaagtttcaaagttgtagggggaagcactttgattttagagccaatgttcaaaaggttaacaaaatgctaaagttttagcacgaagcggacagcggacgacacgacatgacgacggacacgacgagctggctatgacaatacctcgggtttactccgaaaacagccgagctaacaaGAATGATTGCATATGAGAACCAGAGATTTTGTCTCAGCAAATACCTTACCCGGTagtatgttttgttgtttgtgaGCATGTCAGAATGTTGCTAGAACTCTAGTTGAGCAGAGTTCTGGGCCACCGTTACCATCATGTCTTCTAATGGTGAATCATTGGCATCATCTCCTGCATGACAGAATCGAAAGCCATGTTAAATCACAACATCAATCTACATAACTATCCATCTTATGATTGTAATTAGGAAATGATTAATACGACACGCTTGCCAagaattgtatgtcaagtctgGACTAAATGTATTTTAACCCTTAAaatgcgggaaccaaatttttaaggcctttgcaaacagtttggatccagatgagatgccacagaacgtggcgtctcatctggatccaaactgtttgctattctgatagtattctttgaaaaaaatgaagaaaatgctaattttataaattcagcagacgacattttagcagacgacaattttcccagcatgcaaggggttaataaaataagttttgagttTGATTGATAAGAGTTTTCtggggttatttattattttcaaaaaacataattgtagggcaagtcatcattttgataaaatatattgtgcattgagtcctcacttttatgattaagcaattgtatgtcaagtcctcactttggttataaaataagttttgtgcaaagtcctcattttgattgcttcgattttttattgaaaacgttcttattttgaaaaaattaatTTCAGGGAAAGTCatcgttttgataaaatgaagtgtgcaTCAAGTCcttacttttatgataaatcaaatgtatgtaaagtcctcacttttataacaagagcactgcataacgggtgccaacgctcggctgtgggtgcatttttgaataaatgaaagattgtcagatttttttttttttagaggtcaaagtaaccttgacctagtgaccaaaatatgggtgtggcgtgtagaactcatcaaggtgcagctacatatgaagtttcaaagttgtaggtggcagctgtttgattttagagccaatgttcaaaacctttatTATTAAGGTTTCAGCatgacgcggacgacacgacacgaaaagctggctatgacaatacctcgggttttctccgaaaacagccgagctaaaattctCAAATTGACATCTTGATGTCATAAAGAAAATTGCATTAAgttttattgttgaatgtttgcAAGTGCATACAGAAGATTTTCAGACCAGTTTATGTGTGCGACCATACTTACAGAATTGATGAAACAAAAATACCAAACTTTATTAGGAGTTTTTTTGGTATACAAATTTGTAACTTACCCTAGGCTCATAAAAAACAAGTCTATAAGTCCGTCTCtgggaaaacctggcttaatgcatgcgtcCCAGATCagtctatgcagtctgcacaggctaatttgggatgataaTTTGTCTCTtttcaacaaaaatccagtctaggcagaaaatgttgtccctgataagcctatgagGACTgcttatctaaaaataaatgaacaatttAACCTAATGAACTCCCAGGAAGACAGACAGCCCAAATTATTTCAGTACTGTAATTCTTAAATGGAGTGGGGTTTAATAAGCATTTCCAAATGTCTCTCACTctagaaaaatggggcttaatgcatgtgcgtggaaTGTtgctcccagattagcctatacagTCTGCATAGACTAATCCAAACctacactttctgcctgaactggatttttgttaagaaaatacctcatttaaactcaaaattcaataaaagtgaaaaacgttattgccgattagcctgtgcttaggctaatatgggacgacactttacacacctgcATTATGGCCACACGTACCCCGAGTATCTGAGGGTTGGGACAGACAGCTGAGTGGTCGAGCCAGTCAGATGCAGGGCAGAGAGTCTGCAAGGAGCATGTGGGGCTTGCACCCACACACCAGCCACACTCGTATTCCGGGTCCATACTAAGGCACTGACCGCAGTTGGTTACTATGGTACCACACTTGTAGATGCGGACTAGAAATGGAATAAAAAGTTTAATACCACATTTTAGATAAGGAAacagtatgttttgttttgttactttTTTCAAGGCCATCATATCATATAGAGAAGAGTAATATCCAGATGTAGAATTGAAATAACCTGTAATAAAAGTTGTTATTCCTAAAGGCTTGCATAATTAgcattaaattaatttcatcTGATCATATCTAGGCCGTAAGACAAGGTTATCGcagaataataacaataacccTTGATtgtagtaaaacaaaaacaaataagctgtcattaaaatattaaatgatgttATACCCAGTCACATGTCTCTGTTTTATAAACTCGAAAAGGTATCAAACCTCAAGGCTACTTCACCTGTGATATTTTGTGGATTATCCAATGGGACGCTGTTCTTCCCACTCGTCACGGTGAACTGAGCGGTTACTATGGACAACGTGACGTCAGAGAACTCAAACTGGAGAGCCTCACACTCGAGGTTGGAGGACGTGATTTTCCATGTGGAGTACTTCACTTCCCAGCTGTACGTGAACAGGCAGAGGACATTGTCCATCTGGTCTGGCTGCAAGAAAGCAGGTGAGATTGCACACCAAAATATGGCAAAGAATCTGAAATGAGACTCAAGAATGTTGCTCAAAGTGTGAAATGAGTCTGAACTTTGAAATGTGGATCAAAGTGTGAAATGAGACTGGAAAATGTGGTTCAAAGTGTGAAATGAGAGTGTAAAATGTGGCTCAAAGTGTGAAATGAGACTCCAAAAAGTGGCAATCTGTGAAATGAGGCTTTAAAATGTGGCACAAATTTGAAATGCAACTTTTGCATGAGGCACAAAGTAAGAAATGGGACTTTAAAATGTGGCACAAAGTGTGAAATGAGGTTTGAAAATGTGGCAAAAACAAGTGAAATGAGACTAACATGTGGCTTAAAGTGTGAaatgagactttaaaattttgctCTTTTTTAAAAGAAACTTTCAGATGAAGAACAAAGTTTCGACATATTTTAGACATTGTTCCATAAAACAAGGTATTGCACATAATCTTTGCTATATCtttgtttgtattgaaatgtttgctcgttttttttattgatttagttatATGATGCCTGTCAGTACATCTACTTAAATTTCCTGTGAAGTATTAGCCAACATCAGCAATAAACCAGTAAAATGCATGATTACTAGTCttgaacaaacaaatatttatttcaatccaTGAAGATTTTACATACCTGAATGTCCGCCACACGTACACTGATGCTCTTATTCTGGCCGGAATGTACAACCACGTCAGTGTCAAAGGAGGTAGTCTCCAATTGTGGACACTTGACAGGGGATTGAACTGCAGCTGTAGTCTATAACAAACACTCACTGGTAAAATGGAATGTCACATGTGCTTAACTAGAGTGCTCTTTGCTGATAGCTTCAACTATGTTCTGTAAGCCAACCATCTAAAAGGTGAATAACCTTTTTCgctttattttaattgtgttcaACTACACTCCTAAAACGCAGGCGTTCCATCACTCATTTATCACACGCACAATCTTCTTTCCGTTTATTGCTCAGTCATTGAAAGCCATAAGTATCCCAATGCTGTGGCCATGTGATTAACaaaactataatacaatatgaTTTCATGCAGCTCCTGTCAGATTATATAAATTTCTACTGCTTTGCATGCCATAAGATTATTTGTTTGATCT contains:
- the LOC127851685 gene encoding plexin-A2-like isoform X1, giving the protein MMKRSAFGLKVARAAQRVRLAASGAMLRGLRVSDAAPACPDQTTAAVQSPVKCPQLETTSFDTDVVVHSGQNKSISVRVADIQPDQMDNVLCLFTYSWEVKYSTWKITSSNLECEALQFEFSDVTLSIVTAQFTVTSGKNSVPLDNPQNITVRIYKCGTIVTNCGQCLSMDPEYECGWCVGASPTCSLQTLCPASDWLDHSAVCPNPQILGVRVAIMQEMMPMIHH
- the LOC127851685 gene encoding plexin-A2-like isoform X2, with the protein product MLRGLRVSDAAPACPDQTTAAVQSPVKCPQLETTSFDTDVVVHSGQNKSISVRVADIQPDQMDNVLCLFTYSWEVKYSTWKITSSNLECEALQFEFSDVTLSIVTAQFTVTSGKNSVPLDNPQNITVRIYKCGTIVTNCGQCLSMDPEYECGWCVGASPTCSLQTLCPASDWLDHSAVCPNPQILGVRVAIMQEMMPMIHH